A region from the Toxotes jaculatrix isolate fToxJac2 chromosome 2, fToxJac2.pri, whole genome shotgun sequence genome encodes:
- the mul1b gene encoding mitochondrial ubiquitin ligase activator of NFKB 1 has protein sequence MDSSGKPSTAQIVVLATSSALTALFYTVYRSRATTVARLKEAKKVSIDQDLKNILSETPGRCIPYAVIEGVVRNVKETLSSQFVENCKGVIERLTLKEEKMVWNRTTHLWNSTEKVIHQRTNTVPFALCSHDEDITATVRVIRPLDAAELDLETTYENFHPTVQSLSSVIGHFISGERPKGIHETEEMLRLGDSVTGVGELVLDNNLIKLQPPKQGFHYFLTRLDYESLLKKQGNSVRLWRILSIVFGIAACSTLIFILWKRYKQCRQSKKERSMLEEFKEQQKKRLRELNIEESSVLPTSCTVCLSRERSCVFLECGHVCACAQCYDALPEPKKCPICRATINRVVPLYNS, from the exons ATGGACTCCAGTGGGAAACCCTCGACTGCACAGATCGTGGTTCTAGCCACCAGCTCAGCCCTGACTGCTCTCTTCTACACCGTGTACAGGAGCAGAGCTACCACAGTGGCCAGATTAAAG gAAGCCAAGAAAGTGTCCATTGACCAGGATTTGAAAAACATCCTGTCGGAAACCCCTGGAAGATGCATCCCATATGCTGTCATAGAAG GTGTAGTGAGGAATGTGAAGGAAACTCTGAGCAGTCAGTTTGTTGAGAACTGCAAAGGCGTCATTGAAAGACTGACACTGAAGGAGGAAAAGATGGTGTGGAATCGCACCACTCACCTATG GAACAGCACAGAGAAAGTCATCCACCAGCGCACCAACACCGTTCCCTTTGCCCTCTGTTCTCATGATGAAGACATCACTGCCACAGTCCGGGTTATACGTCCATTAGACGCTGCAGAGTTGGACCTGGAGACCACCTACGAGAACTTCCACCCCACAGTCCAGTCCCTGTCCAGTGTTATTGGCCACTTCATCAGCGGGGAGCGCCCCAAGGGCATCCACGAAACCGAGGAGATGCTGCGGCTGGGGGACAGCGTCACAGGGGTGGGAGAGCTGGTCCTGGATAACAACTTGATCAAGCTCCAACCTCCCAAGCAGGGCTTCCATTATTTCCTCACCCGGCTGGACTACGAGTCTCTCCTGAAGAAGCAGGGGAACAGCGTCAGGCTGTGGCGGATTCTGTCAATTGTCTTCGGCATCGCCGCCTGTTCCACGCTCATCTTCATCCTGTGGAAGCGATACAAGCAGTGCCGACAGAGCAAGAAGGAGAGGAGCATGCTCGAGGAGTTCaaggagcagcagaagaagcgTCTGCGTGAACTTAACATAGAGGAAAGCAGCGTGTTGCCCACCAGCTGCACCGTCTGTCTGAGCCGGGAGCGCTCCTGTGTGTTTCTAGAGTGTGGtcatgtgtgtgcctgtgctcaGTGCTATGACGCCCTGCCAGAGCCAAAGAAATGCCCCATCTGCAGGGCGACTATAAACAGGGTGGTGCCTCTTTACAACAGCTAA
- the fam43b gene encoding protein FAM43B has product MLPWRRNKFVLVEDEAKSKPKSLGTGLTYHSILSSLLRSCPDLLPDCPFDWMGSIFHTKRQKVELNKEEPVYNVRYLGSVVTITAKGDGCTQEAVAKIWARSNYGEQSVKMRLTVGPQGIRMSADKSGKKKPIHLYSLNRITYCTADPCRPKILAWIYRHQVKNMAVVLRCHAVLVSKSEKAQAIAHSLYQNATSAFSEFKRLKRQSDFRHCQQQLLGDEAVPLMPLRRLLNGQCHYRPPANNPGSATRLCSITEEEEEEEEDEDSKDEKQEVEESEEDVEEQQEKQKVLTTNTDPTQLLSELDIGDIARLEQCQINFVSDSNNNTFTFITSLV; this is encoded by the coding sequence ATGCTGCCCTGGAGAAGGAATAAGTTTGTTCTGGTGGAGGATGAAGCCAAGAGTAAACCTAAGAGCCTGGGGACCGGGCTGACCTACcactccatcctctcctctctgctgcgcTCCTGCCCTGATTTGCTGCCCGACTGTCCCTTCGACTGGATGGGCAGCATTTTCCATACCAAACGGCAAAAGGTGGAACTGAACAAAGAGGAGCCTGTTTACAATGTACGCTACTTGGGGAGTGTGGTCACCATCACGGCTAAGGGAGATGGCTGCACCCAGGAGGCAGTTGCCAAGATTTGGGCGCGGAGCAACTATGGGGAGCAGAGTGTCAAGATGAGGTTAACGGTGGGGCCCCAGGGCATCCGGATGAGTGCCGACAAATCTGGGAAGAAGAAACCGATTCATCTTTACTCTCTGAACAGAATCACCTACTGCACAGCTGACCCTTGTCGGCCCAAGATCCTGGCCTGGATCTACAGACACCAAGTCAAAAACATGGCAGTGGTGCTTCGGTGTCACGCCGTTCTGGTTAGCAAGTCAGAGAAGGCCCAGGCCATCGCCCACAGCCTCTACCAGAACGCCACCTCCGCCTTCAGCGAGTTCAAACGGCTGAAGCGTCAGAGTGATTTCCGGCActgccagcagcagctgctgggcGATGAAGCGGTGCCCCTGATGCCACTGAGGAGGCTGCTGAACGGGCAGTGTCACTACAGACCGCCTGCCAACAACCCCGGGAGCGCCACCCGCCTCTGCTccatcacagaggaggaggaggaggaggaggaggatgaggacagCAAAGACGAGAAACAGGAGGTAGAGGAATCAGAGGAGGatgtagaggagcagcaggagaaacagaaggTTTTGACAACAAACACGGACCCAACACAGTTATTATCAGAGTTGGACATTGGAGATATTGCCAGACTGGAGCAGTGCCAAATCAACTTTGTCAgtgacagcaacaacaacacgtTTACGTTTATAACCTCTTTGGTGTGA